A stretch of Myxococcota bacterium DNA encodes these proteins:
- a CDS encoding lamin tail domain-containing protein — translation MKRTIHFLLASALAAGLAAPSARAVQISEVLYDATGSDNGKVFVELWGAAGTSLEGYKLEGVNGGDGAVGPTLALTGTIPADGFFVVGDTDGTASQVANVDLVLNFDLQNGPDSVVLRDALGNALDSLGYGTFAASDVFAGEGSPAPGAAAGQSVARLFANRDTNDNAADFGLLDVPTPGTGPIAAPEPALAATLAAALGSLGALRRRTSSPSTVG, via the coding sequence ATGAAGCGAACCATCCACTTCCTGCTCGCGTCGGCGCTGGCGGCAGGGCTCGCGGCGCCGAGCGCGCGCGCGGTGCAGATCAGCGAGGTGCTCTACGACGCCACCGGCAGCGACAACGGCAAGGTCTTCGTCGAGCTGTGGGGCGCGGCCGGGACCTCGCTCGAGGGCTACAAGCTCGAGGGCGTGAACGGCGGCGACGGCGCCGTCGGGCCGACCCTGGCGCTCACGGGCACCATCCCGGCCGACGGCTTCTTCGTGGTCGGCGACACCGATGGCACGGCGTCGCAGGTGGCGAACGTCGACCTGGTGCTGAACTTCGACCTGCAGAACGGCCCCGACTCGGTGGTGCTGCGCGACGCGCTGGGCAACGCGCTCGACTCACTCGGCTACGGCACGTTCGCCGCGAGCGACGTGTTCGCCGGCGAGGGCTCGCCCGCGCCCGGTGCCGCAGCCGGCCAGAGCGTCGCGCGCTTGTTCGCCAACCGAGACACGAACGACAACGCCGCCGACTTCGGCCTGCTCGACGTGCCCACGCCGGGCACGGGACCGATCGCCGCGCCCGAGCCGGCGCTCGCCGCCACGCTGGCCGCCGCGCTCGGGTCGCTGGGCGCGCTGCGCCGGCGCACGAGTTCTCCCTCGACGGTCGGCTGA
- the cofD gene encoding 2-phospho-L-lactate transferase → MARRVVALAGGVGAARFLTGLVRVLPPEELTVVVNTGDDRDFFGLRVCPDLDIVTYTLAGVVNRETGWGFDGDTVQCLEALRRLRGDVWFRLGDRDLATHIHRSERLRAGASLSQVTRELTAAFGLRVELLPMSDQPAPTRVVRADGAVTDFEEYMVRDGAPDDVARLDLGPAAAAPPAPGVLESLERAETVIVCPSNPLVSIGTILAVPGVRARLEARRDAVSVSPIIAGAPVKGPADRLLRAQGVEVSARGVAQLYRGFCRGMVIDRRDAALAREIESLGLAVRVEETLMRTPEIAAELARAVLALAGRSP, encoded by the coding sequence ATGGCCCGCCGCGTGGTCGCGCTCGCCGGAGGCGTCGGTGCGGCGCGCTTCCTCACGGGCCTGGTGCGCGTGCTGCCGCCCGAGGAGCTCACGGTCGTGGTCAACACCGGCGACGACCGCGACTTCTTCGGGCTGCGCGTGTGTCCCGACCTCGACATCGTGACCTACACGCTGGCGGGCGTGGTGAACCGCGAGACCGGCTGGGGCTTCGACGGCGACACCGTGCAGTGTCTCGAGGCGCTGCGCCGGCTGCGCGGCGACGTCTGGTTCCGGCTCGGGGACCGCGACCTCGCCACGCACATCCACCGCAGCGAGCGCCTGCGCGCGGGCGCGAGTCTCTCACAGGTCACGCGCGAGCTCACCGCCGCGTTCGGCCTGCGCGTGGAGCTCCTGCCCATGAGCGACCAGCCTGCGCCCACGCGCGTGGTGCGCGCGGACGGCGCGGTGACCGACTTCGAGGAGTACATGGTGCGCGACGGCGCGCCCGACGACGTGGCGCGCCTCGATCTCGGCCCGGCGGCGGCGGCTCCGCCCGCGCCGGGCGTGCTCGAGTCACTCGAGCGCGCCGAGACTGTGATCGTGTGCCCGTCGAACCCGTTGGTCTCGATCGGCACGATCCTGGCGGTGCCGGGCGTCCGGGCGCGGCTCGAGGCGCGGCGCGACGCCGTGTCGGTCTCGCCGATCATCGCGGGCGCGCCGGTGAAGGGCCCGGCCGACCGGCTGCTGCGCGCACAGGGCGTCGAGGTCTCGGCGCGCGGCGTGGCGCAGCTCTACCGCGGCTTCTGCCGCGGCATGGTGATCGACCGCCGCGACGCGGCGCTGGCGCGCGAAATCGAGTCACTCGGGCTCGCGGTGCGCGTCGAGGAGACCTTGATGCGCACGCCGGAGATCGCCGCCGAGCTGGCGCGCGCCGTGCTCGCGCTCGCCGGTCGCTCGCCATGA
- a CDS encoding exodeoxyribonuclease VII large subunit: MSRIQRETDDLPVVGVSELVELLRGALRRDWGEVRVEGEVASLYRSRLGHIYFDLKDERAILRAVLFRGAQLELEPGFEPREGMLVRARGVL; the protein is encoded by the coding sequence GTGTCTCGCATCCAGCGCGAAACCGACGACCTTCCGGTGGTCGGTGTGTCGGAGCTCGTGGAGCTCCTGCGCGGCGCGCTGCGCCGCGACTGGGGGGAGGTGCGGGTGGAGGGCGAGGTCGCCTCGCTCTACCGCTCGCGCCTGGGTCACATCTACTTCGACCTGAAGGACGAGCGCGCGATCCTGCGCGCGGTGCTGTTCCGAGGGGCGCAGCTCGAGCTCGAGCCCGGCTTCGAGCCGCGCGAGGGTATGCTGGTGCGCGCGCGCGGCGTGCTCGA
- the cofE gene encoding coenzyme F420-0:L-glutamate ligase: MSELRLRALDGLPEIPPGDDLPTRLAALVPPGPGVLVVAQKIVSKAEGRLVSLADIVPSPRALELAAQLGKEPRHTELVLRESVRVVRTAPGVLITETPHGLICANSGVDLSNAPGDEVAVLLPLDPDASAERIRLALGPGRAVIISDTFGRPWREGLVDVAIGVAGLAPLRSYIGSTDRAGRELQVTVMARADQIAAAAGMLMEKEAGTPAVWVEGVAIEGKGGSRELIRDPARDLFR; encoded by the coding sequence ATGAGCGAGCTCCGGCTGCGCGCGCTCGACGGCCTGCCCGAGATCCCGCCCGGCGACGACCTGCCGACGCGGCTCGCCGCGCTCGTGCCGCCCGGCCCGGGCGTGCTGGTGGTCGCGCAGAAGATCGTCTCGAAGGCCGAGGGCCGGCTCGTGTCGCTGGCCGACATCGTGCCCTCGCCGCGCGCGCTCGAGCTGGCGGCGCAGCTCGGCAAGGAGCCGAGACACACCGAGCTCGTGCTGCGCGAATCCGTGCGCGTGGTGCGCACGGCCCCGGGCGTGCTGATCACCGAGACCCCGCACGGGCTGATCTGCGCGAACTCGGGCGTCGACCTGTCGAACGCGCCCGGAGACGAGGTCGCGGTGCTCCTGCCACTGGACCCGGACGCGTCGGCGGAGCGCATCCGGCTGGCGCTCGGACCGGGCCGCGCGGTGATCATCAGTGACACGTTCGGGCGGCCGTGGCGCGAAGGCCTGGTCGACGTGGCGATCGGCGTGGCCGGCCTCGCGCCGCTGCGCAGCTACATCGGCTCGACCGACCGTGCCGGGCGCGAGCTGCAAGTCACCGTGATGGCGCGCGCCGACCAGATCGCGGCCGCAGCGGGCATGCTGATGGAGAAGGAAGCCGGCACGCCGGCGGTGTGGGTCGAGGGAGTCGCGATCGAAGGCAAAGGCGGCTCGCGCGAATTGATCCGCGATCCCGCCCGCGACTTGTTCAGATGA
- a CDS encoding peptidoglycan DD-metalloendopeptidase family protein yields the protein MTRARPLWLAALAAALAAAPCASHAQSSRLEQLRSEIEAREAKAKDLGKQAEGYLGEIEAVDRELTETKRSARLLRGREKEAGEELAVARRGVDQSGRALAEIERGLDARLVALYKWDASGGQTALVASGDFMSLTRRREGLARILAEDRALFARVAAARADYQASRERSETLLKEVGEARAEAAGREQKARERLIQRRNLVAALRTRAAREEKAARELRTAAAHLEETLRSMPTSPAPSRGTGLARGATPRPVAGRVRAGFGRQVDKEFKTETLRTGIEITAPAGAPVAAIAPGRVLFAGWFRGYGQMVILDHGGGDLSVSGYLDEVHVAAGDRVSAGQTIGSVGETGSASGPGLYFEIRHDGKAVDPTLWLAK from the coding sequence GTGACTCGCGCGCGCCCGCTCTGGCTCGCCGCGCTCGCGGCCGCCCTCGCCGCGGCGCCCTGCGCGAGTCACGCGCAGAGCTCTCGGCTCGAGCAGCTGCGCAGCGAGATCGAAGCGCGCGAGGCCAAGGCCAAGGACCTGGGCAAGCAGGCCGAGGGCTACCTGGGCGAGATCGAAGCCGTCGACCGCGAGCTGACCGAGACCAAGAGGAGCGCGCGCCTGCTGCGCGGGCGCGAGAAGGAGGCGGGCGAGGAGCTCGCCGTTGCGCGCCGCGGCGTCGACCAGTCGGGCCGCGCGCTGGCCGAGATCGAGCGCGGCCTCGATGCGCGCCTGGTCGCGCTCTACAAGTGGGACGCCTCGGGCGGCCAGACCGCGCTCGTGGCCTCGGGTGACTTCATGTCGCTCACGCGCCGGCGCGAGGGTCTCGCGCGCATCCTGGCCGAGGACCGCGCGCTGTTCGCCCGTGTCGCGGCGGCGCGCGCCGACTACCAGGCCAGCCGCGAGCGCAGCGAGACACTGCTGAAGGAAGTGGGCGAGGCGCGCGCCGAGGCCGCGGGCCGCGAGCAGAAGGCGCGCGAGCGCCTGATCCAGCGCCGCAACCTGGTGGCCGCGCTGCGCACGCGCGCCGCGCGCGAGGAGAAGGCGGCCCGCGAGCTGCGCACCGCCGCCGCCCACTTGGAGGAGACGCTGCGCAGCATGCCGACCTCGCCTGCGCCCAGCCGCGGCACCGGCCTGGCGCGCGGCGCCACGCCGCGTCCGGTCGCGGGCCGCGTGCGCGCCGGCTTCGGCCGCCAGGTCGACAAGGAGTTCAAGACCGAGACCCTGCGCACCGGCATCGAGATCACCGCGCCGGCGGGCGCGCCGGTCGCCGCGATCGCCCCGGGCCGGGTATTGTTCGCGGGCTGGTTCCGCGGCTACGGGCAGATGGTGATCCTGGACCACGGCGGCGGGGACCTGTCGGTATCGGGCTACCTGGACGAAGTTCACGTGGCGGCGGGCGACCGCGTCTCCGCCGGGCAGACGATCGGATCGGTCGGTGAGACTGGATCGGCGTCGGGACCCGGGCTTTACTTTGAGATCCGTCACGACGGGAAGGCCGTCGATCCAACGCTCTGGCTCGCCAAGTGA
- a CDS encoding S41 family peptidase gives MSTQRTRLASIARIALPIALLAAIVAGGATTLRSSTTGPSYEDLALLTNVLHLVRQNYVKEVDEHQLVEGALKGMLDTLDPHTSYLSKDLYKEVQRDTKGEFEGLGIEITKGDGDKAEGFVSVVSPIDGTPAALAGIRAKDQIVAVCPDGTEKTCKSTQDMNLLEAVKMMRGPRGTKILIQVLRDGWNQPKPFVIKRASIRVSSVTLHMLDKDIPYVRLSQFQERTAPDLEEALAKAHETAGGNFRGLVLDLRDNPGGLLDQAVKVGDVWIDDGMIVFSEGRNGGNRMEWHAKKEGTEPDYPMIVLVNGGSASASEIVSGALQDHKRALVIGTQTFGKGSVQTIIPLEDGSGLRLTTALYYLPSGRSIQEVRVQPDVVVEPYSDAELTAAKQTKDQQRHAMGEEDLAGHFGNKDKKAAAPAPTPAQAPDPATESDSPDGGGTSESKEARFVKQLDSDRQLQRAVELLKSWTVFSKLHHDGTAQARE, from the coding sequence ATGAGCACGCAACGCACCCGGCTGGCGAGCATCGCGCGCATCGCGCTTCCGATCGCGCTCCTTGCGGCGATCGTGGCCGGCGGCGCCACGACGCTGCGCTCCAGCACGACGGGCCCGAGCTACGAGGACCTCGCGCTCCTCACCAACGTGCTGCACCTGGTGCGGCAGAACTACGTGAAGGAGGTCGACGAGCACCAGCTGGTCGAGGGCGCGCTGAAGGGCATGCTCGACACGCTCGACCCGCACACGTCGTATCTGTCGAAGGACCTGTACAAGGAGGTCCAGCGCGACACCAAGGGTGAGTTCGAGGGGCTCGGCATCGAGATCACCAAGGGCGACGGCGACAAGGCCGAGGGCTTCGTCTCGGTGGTCTCGCCGATCGACGGCACGCCCGCGGCGCTGGCCGGCATCCGCGCCAAGGACCAGATCGTGGCCGTGTGTCCCGACGGGACCGAGAAGACCTGCAAGTCGACGCAAGACATGAACCTGCTCGAGGCCGTGAAGATGATGCGCGGCCCGCGCGGCACGAAGATCCTGATCCAGGTGCTGCGCGACGGCTGGAACCAGCCCAAGCCGTTCGTGATCAAGCGCGCCTCGATCCGTGTCTCGAGCGTGACTCTGCACATGCTCGACAAGGACATCCCGTACGTGCGCCTGAGTCAGTTCCAGGAGCGCACCGCGCCCGACCTCGAAGAGGCGCTGGCCAAGGCGCACGAGACGGCGGGCGGGAACTTCCGCGGGCTGGTGCTCGACCTGCGCGACAACCCGGGCGGGTTGCTCGATCAGGCGGTGAAGGTCGGCGACGTGTGGATCGACGACGGCATGATCGTGTTCTCCGAGGGCCGCAACGGCGGCAACCGCATGGAGTGGCACGCCAAGAAGGAGGGCACCGAGCCCGACTATCCGATGATCGTGCTGGTGAACGGCGGCAGCGCCTCCGCGTCGGAGATCGTCTCGGGCGCGCTGCAGGACCACAAGCGCGCGCTCGTGATCGGGACGCAGACCTTCGGCAAGGGCTCCGTGCAGACCATCATCCCGCTCGAGGACGGCTCCGGCCTGCGACTCACCACCGCGCTCTACTACCTGCCGAGCGGCCGCTCGATCCAGGAGGTGCGCGTGCAGCCCGACGTGGTGGTCGAGCCGTACAGCGACGCCGAGCTCACTGCGGCCAAGCAGACGAAGGACCAGCAGCGCCACGCCATGGGCGAGGAGGACCTCGCTGGCCACTTCGGCAACAAGGACAAGAAGGCCGCCGCACCCGCGCCGACTCCGGCGCAGGCGCCGGATCCGGCGACCGAATCCGACAGCCCAGACGGCGGCGGAACGAGCGAGAGCAAGGAAGCGCGCTTCGTGAAGCAGCTCGACTCCGACCGCCAGCTGCAGCGCGCGGTCGAGCTGTTGAAGAGCTGGACCGTGTTCTCGAAGCTGCACCACGACGGCACGGCCCAGGCCCGGGAGTGA
- a CDS encoding permease-like cell division protein FtsX, with the protein MSRRIRAALRAGARGAAERPAVFLLAVATMSAGLLVLGAYLLVVANLRGVLARAGADLRLVAFTELHAPANDERVAALAERMRAQEGVGEVVYVSPAQALERLRADLGSDAGVLEGLERNPLPGSFEISPPADVRDPARLRALAAKLEALPGVTEVRWGEPWVEGYAKVVRIAEWVGVGLGAFLLMVLGAIVSSTVRLSLHARADEIQIQRLVGAGGWFVRLPFCLEGALQGMLAAVLALVVLRAAFAAGLPLLGDALSWVLGGRPAVFFGSLESAALIGLGVALGLGGALASLVNLDERG; encoded by the coding sequence ATGAGCCGGCGGATCCGCGCCGCGCTGCGCGCCGGCGCGCGCGGCGCCGCCGAGCGTCCGGCCGTGTTCCTGCTCGCGGTCGCGACCATGTCGGCGGGGCTGCTCGTGCTGGGTGCCTATCTGCTGGTCGTCGCCAACCTGCGCGGCGTGCTCGCGCGCGCCGGCGCGGACCTGCGGCTGGTGGCGTTCACCGAGCTGCACGCGCCGGCCAACGACGAGAGGGTCGCCGCGCTGGCCGAGCGCATGCGCGCGCAGGAAGGCGTGGGCGAGGTCGTCTACGTCTCGCCCGCCCAGGCGCTCGAGCGCCTGCGCGCCGACCTCGGCAGCGACGCCGGAGTGCTCGAAGGGCTCGAGCGCAACCCGCTGCCCGGCTCGTTCGAGATCTCGCCGCCGGCCGACGTGCGCGACCCGGCGCGTCTTCGCGCGCTCGCGGCCAAGCTCGAGGCGCTGCCGGGAGTCACCGAGGTGCGCTGGGGCGAGCCCTGGGTCGAGGGCTACGCCAAGGTGGTGCGCATCGCGGAGTGGGTCGGCGTGGGGCTCGGCGCCTTCCTGCTGATGGTGCTGGGCGCGATCGTGTCGAGCACCGTGCGGCTCTCGCTGCACGCGCGCGCCGACGAGATCCAGATCCAGCGGCTGGTGGGCGCGGGCGGCTGGTTCGTGCGGCTCCCGTTCTGTCTCGAGGGAGCGCTGCAGGGCATGCTCGCGGCGGTGCTGGCGCTCGTGGTCTTGCGCGCCGCGTTCGCGGCCGGGCTGCCGCTCTTGGGCGACGCGCTCTCGTGGGTGCTGGGCGGCCGGCCGGCGGTGTTCTTCGGCAGCTTGGAGAGCGCCGCGCTGATCGGGCTCGGCGTGGCGCTGGGCCTGGGCGGCGCGCTCGCCTCGCTCGTGAACCTGGACGAGCGCGGGTGA
- a CDS encoding chloride channel protein: MLLACVVGAIGTFVAVALLDLIALITNLVFFQRVAFTPVSPGSAPHPAWLVLLAPVVGGLVIGAMARFGSEAIRGHGMPEAIDTILRGGSKVRPRVAILKPLSAAISIGTGGPFGAEGPIIMTGGAFGSVCAQLLSLTADQRKTLLVAGAAAGMTATFNAPLASILLAVELLLFEWRPRSFLPVTAAAAVAAILRGYVMGAEPLFPVEHVAPALGVGEDLLCVVAGFTGGALAFVATRLVYLSEDTFKRLPFHWAWWPAIGGLIIGVGGLVEPRALGVGYDVIAEFLRGNAALSLILGILVVKTAIWSLSLGSSTSGGVLAPVFMIGAALGALEARFFPAVAPGFWSLISLAAVMGGVMRSPLTGVVFALELTHDWTALLPLTIASAAAYGFSALTLKRSVLTEKVARKGFHLTREYSVDPLEGLLVADVMKRTFTAFQAKTPLSEAIATFVAEHGPSLEAQRSQPFYPVLDEANALVGFVTRSELVRAALLGRPSSATLEEIGLRMPEVCHSDLTLREAAHLFAEWGIAVAPVVARADPSRVIGLVHLTDLLEGRLRDLKEERVSERVLHFRDLLRLRGQ; encoded by the coding sequence GTGCTGCTCGCGTGCGTGGTCGGCGCGATCGGCACCTTCGTGGCGGTTGCGCTGCTCGACCTGATCGCGCTGATCACGAACCTGGTGTTCTTCCAGCGCGTCGCGTTCACGCCGGTCTCGCCCGGCTCGGCGCCCCACCCGGCGTGGCTCGTGCTGCTGGCGCCGGTCGTGGGCGGGCTGGTGATCGGGGCCATGGCGCGCTTCGGCTCCGAGGCGATTCGCGGCCACGGCATGCCCGAGGCCATCGACACCATCCTGCGTGGCGGCAGCAAGGTGCGGCCGCGCGTCGCGATCCTGAAGCCGCTGTCGGCGGCGATCTCGATCGGCACCGGCGGGCCGTTTGGGGCCGAGGGGCCGATCATCATGACCGGCGGCGCGTTCGGCTCGGTGTGCGCGCAGCTCCTGTCACTCACGGCCGACCAGCGCAAGACGCTGCTCGTGGCTGGTGCCGCGGCCGGCATGACGGCGACCTTCAACGCGCCGCTCGCGTCGATCCTGCTGGCGGTGGAGCTCTTGCTCTTCGAGTGGCGGCCGCGCAGCTTCCTGCCGGTGACTGCGGCCGCCGCGGTGGCGGCGATCTTGCGCGGCTACGTGATGGGCGCCGAGCCGCTCTTCCCGGTCGAGCACGTCGCGCCGGCGCTCGGCGTCGGCGAGGACCTGTTGTGTGTGGTCGCGGGCTTCACGGGCGGCGCGCTCGCGTTCGTGGCGACGCGGCTCGTATATCTCTCGGAGGACACGTTCAAGCGCCTGCCCTTCCACTGGGCCTGGTGGCCCGCGATCGGCGGCCTGATCATCGGGGTCGGGGGCCTGGTCGAGCCGCGCGCGCTCGGTGTGGGCTACGACGTGATCGCCGAGTTCCTGCGCGGCAACGCAGCGCTGTCACTCATTCTCGGGATCCTGGTCGTGAAGACCGCGATCTGGTCGCTGTCACTCGGCTCGAGCACGTCGGGTGGCGTGCTCGCGCCCGTGTTCATGATCGGCGCCGCGCTGGGCGCGCTCGAGGCGCGCTTCTTCCCCGCCGTGGCGCCGGGCTTCTGGTCGCTGATCAGCCTGGCCGCCGTGATGGGCGGAGTCATGCGCTCGCCGCTCACGGGCGTGGTTTTCGCGCTCGAGCTGACGCACGACTGGACGGCGCTGTTGCCGCTCACGATCGCGTCGGCCGCGGCCTACGGCTTCTCCGCGCTCACGCTCAAGCGCTCGGTGCTGACCGAGAAGGTCGCGCGCAAGGGCTTCCACCTCACGCGCGAGTACTCGGTCGACCCGCTCGAGGGCCTCTTGGTCGCCGACGTGATGAAGAGGACCTTCACCGCCTTCCAGGCCAAGACACCGCTCTCGGAGGCGATCGCGACCTTCGTGGCCGAGCACGGGCCGTCGCTCGAGGCGCAGCGCAGCCAGCCGTTCTACCCGGTGCTCGACGAGGCGAACGCGCTGGTCGGCTTCGTGACGCGCAGCGAGCTGGTGCGCGCGGCGCTGCTGGGCCGGCCGTCGAGCGCGACGCTCGAGGAGATCGGCCTGCGCATGCCCGAGGTGTGTCACTCCGATCTCACCTTGCGCGAAGCGGCGCACCTGTTCGCCGAGTGGGGCATCGCCGTGGCGCCCGTCGTCGCGCGCGCGGACCCGAGCCGCGTGATCGGCCTGGTCCACCTGACCGACCTGCTCGAGGGCCGTTTGCGCGACCTGAAGGAGGAGCGCGTGAGCGAGCGCGTGCTGCACTTCCGCGACCTGTTGCGGCTGCGGGGTCAGTGA
- the cofC gene encoding 2-phospho-L-lactate guanylyltransferase, whose translation MRTAALVPVKDFARAKKRLRARFDDRAVERILRALLADVLGALTAAKRLERTFVLSDDEAVAAAARAAGAEVWLKVPDPGLNAAIDGAAAERAAEGFDAVLVALGDLPLLTGAEVDALVEAGARAPVVIAPADDGGTALLLRRPPLAIPARFGPESAAAHEAAARERGLTPLVWSLPEESRIDLDTPEDAARLAAASRRSRTCELLRELLR comes from the coding sequence ATGAGGACGGCGGCGCTCGTGCCGGTGAAGGACTTCGCGCGCGCCAAGAAACGCCTGCGCGCGCGCTTCGACGACCGCGCGGTGGAGCGCATCCTGCGCGCGCTGCTCGCCGACGTGCTCGGCGCGCTCACGGCGGCCAAGCGGCTGGAGCGCACCTTCGTGCTCTCGGACGACGAGGCGGTGGCTGCGGCCGCGCGCGCGGCCGGCGCCGAGGTGTGGCTGAAGGTGCCCGACCCCGGCCTGAACGCGGCGATCGACGGCGCCGCCGCGGAGCGCGCGGCCGAGGGCTTCGACGCGGTGCTCGTGGCGCTCGGCGACCTGCCGCTCCTGACCGGCGCCGAGGTCGACGCGCTGGTCGAGGCGGGCGCGCGCGCGCCGGTGGTGATCGCGCCGGCCGACGACGGCGGCACCGCGCTCCTGCTGCGCCGCCCTCCGCTCGCGATCCCCGCGCGCTTCGGGCCCGAGAGCGCGGCCGCGCACGAGGCCGCGGCGCGCGAGCGCGGACTGACTCCGCTCGTCTGGTCACTCCCGGAGGAGTCACGCATCGATCTCGACACGCCCGAGGACGCGGCGCGCCTGGCCGCCGCGTCGCGGCGCTCGCGCACCTGCGAGCTGCTGCGGGAGCTGTTGCGATGA
- a CDS encoding DUF4124 domain-containing protein gives MFRAALPLFLAAALGAVPLLARADVYRWVDDTGATHFSTTRDAIPRRYRDAAQLIPSPPQKVENPSHSQPPPPPVKAPEPVQGPDLPVPAPNELPAPVSGPEGNAAPVPVEPSAVAPVSASRPDDPRGEEIAELEGRIERDREELRKLISTQRWDSSELAKDPHVREIAERLPRLQAELAVLRSEGEH, from the coding sequence GTGTTCCGCGCTGCGCTTCCCCTGTTTCTCGCCGCGGCGCTCGGCGCCGTGCCGCTGCTCGCGCGCGCGGACGTGTACCGCTGGGTCGACGACACCGGCGCGACACACTTCTCGACCACCCGCGACGCGATCCCGCGCCGCTATCGCGACGCCGCCCAGCTCATTCCCTCGCCGCCGCAGAAGGTGGAGAACCCGAGCCACTCGCAGCCGCCGCCCCCGCCGGTCAAGGCGCCGGAGCCGGTGCAGGGGCCCGACCTGCCGGTGCCGGCTCCGAACGAGCTGCCGGCGCCGGTGAGCGGCCCCGAGGGCAACGCCGCGCCGGTCCCGGTCGAGCCGTCCGCGGTCGCCCCCGTCTCGGCCTCGCGGCCGGACGACCCGCGCGGCGAGGAGATCGCCGAGCTCGAGGGACGCATCGAGCGCGACCGCGAAGAGCTGCGCAAGCTGATCTCGACCCAGCGCTGGGACTCGAGTGAGCTGGCGAAGGACCCGCACGTGCGGGAGATCGCCGAGCGGCTGCCGCGCCTGCAGGCCGAGCTGGCGGTGCTGCGCTCCGAAGGCGAGCACTGA
- the ftsE gene encoding cell division ATP-binding protein FtsE, whose protein sequence is MIQMYHVDLRYAGGTYGLRDVSLVLEKGDFVFLTGASGAGKTSLLRLLFGAQKPSAGQILVAGRNITRLPATQLPHLRRQIGVIFQDFKLLPERSVFENVAIALEIAGVSRSEIRTRVWSMLKRLGLGHRIDHKPRMLSGGEQQRVAIARALVNDPPLLLADEPTGNLDPALALDIMDIIADAHARGTTVVVATHDPALLERYRHRRVVLDGGRLLSATGPDEYSTPLRQLGVTRA, encoded by the coding sequence ATGATCCAGATGTACCACGTCGACCTGCGCTACGCGGGCGGTACGTATGGTCTGCGCGACGTGTCGCTGGTGCTCGAGAAGGGCGATTTCGTGTTTCTCACCGGCGCGAGCGGCGCGGGCAAGACCTCGCTCCTGCGGCTCTTGTTCGGCGCGCAGAAGCCGAGCGCGGGGCAGATCCTCGTGGCCGGGCGCAACATCACGCGCCTGCCGGCCACGCAGCTGCCGCACCTGCGGCGCCAGATCGGCGTGATCTTCCAGGACTTCAAGCTCTTGCCGGAGCGCTCGGTGTTCGAGAACGTGGCGATCGCGCTCGAGATCGCAGGAGTGTCTCGCAGCGAGATCCGCACCCGCGTGTGGAGCATGCTGAAGCGCCTGGGCCTGGGGCACCGCATCGACCACAAGCCGCGCATGCTCTCGGGCGGCGAGCAGCAGCGCGTGGCGATCGCGCGCGCGCTGGTGAACGACCCGCCGCTGCTCCTGGCCGACGAGCCGACCGGCAATCTCGACCCGGCGCTCGCGCTCGACATCATGGACATCATCGCCGACGCGCACGCGCGCGGAACCACGGTGGTCGTGGCGACCCACGACCCGGCGCTGCTCGAGCGCTACCGCCACCGGCGCGTCGTGCTCGACGGCGGGCGGCTCCTGTCGGCCACGGGGCCCGACGAGTACTCGACCCCGCTGCGCCAGCTCGGAGTGACTCGCGCGTGA